A single window of Leptospira koniambonensis DNA harbors:
- a CDS encoding D-sedoheptulose 7-phosphate isomerase, whose protein sequence is MNLKEIASKQIQDSIETKKAVLDTLLPEIEEAGKIASEVLKKGSTILFCGNGGSSCDASHIAAELVVRYKSGNERRALPALSLSADSAVLTACSNDYGYEFVFSRQVEAFGKPGDLLVGLSTSGNSKNVIAALESAKKIGMKTISFLGGDGGKMKGMADLDLIIPRKETARIQESHILIGHILCSIVEYELFQLG, encoded by the coding sequence ATGAACTTAAAAGAAATCGCATCCAAACAGATCCAGGACTCTATCGAGACCAAAAAAGCAGTATTGGATACACTTCTTCCTGAAATTGAAGAAGCAGGAAAAATTGCTTCCGAAGTATTAAAAAAAGGGAGTACGATCCTTTTTTGCGGAAACGGCGGTTCTTCTTGTGATGCGTCTCATATCGCAGCAGAACTTGTGGTCCGTTATAAATCTGGAAATGAAAGAAGAGCACTTCCTGCGTTATCATTATCTGCTGACTCAGCGGTTCTAACTGCTTGTTCCAATGATTACGGATACGAGTTTGTGTTTTCTCGTCAGGTAGAAGCTTTCGGAAAACCGGGAGATTTACTTGTAGGTCTTTCAACCAGTGGGAATTCCAAAAACGTGATCGCTGCCTTGGAATCCGCCAAAAAGATTGGGATGAAAACAATCTCTTTCTTAGGTGGAGATGGCGGAAAAATGAAAGGTATGGCGGATCTAGATCTAATCATCCCTAGAAAAGAAACCGCGCGTATCCAAGAATCCCATATTCTGATCGGCCATATTCTTTGTTCGATCGTAGAATATGAACTCTTTCAGTTAGGATAA
- a CDS encoding PLP-dependent cysteine synthase family protein, with protein sequence MFDEISRSIDEFGNSLLGALNNVQNAFGRELSVAKPIKENVLQMIGNTPLIRLNQIGSHIPNVEIYLKAEFCNPTGSVKDRTALSMVLAAERRGELKPGGSIFQAGYNTTAISLAWISTLRQYKFKVFLAPDTDQEKIKELKSYGASVEVVQLAKGNWDDSLLETAKAAKDREKNSVILNEFKDMANTNAHFLFTGPEIWRDLAGNVDAFVAGGGSGGTLSGVGRYLKSKKPSLRVIMGVSKNSRFIRKMIQGDSSIRLPESFDPKVTDQYIGVDRDEALRYQSELYQKEGIFAGLTTGTTLASAIHYAESLPTREDQKTPSYKIVVLSPDRL encoded by the coding sequence ATGTTCGACGAAATTTCACGCTCCATAGATGAATTCGGCAATAGCCTTCTGGGGGCTTTGAATAATGTCCAAAATGCTTTCGGAAGAGAGCTAAGTGTAGCTAAACCGATCAAAGAGAATGTTCTCCAGATGATCGGGAATACTCCTTTGATCCGACTCAATCAGATCGGTTCTCATATTCCGAATGTAGAAATTTATCTAAAAGCAGAGTTTTGTAATCCTACCGGAAGTGTAAAAGATAGAACTGCACTTTCTATGGTGCTTGCAGCAGAAAGAAGGGGAGAACTAAAACCCGGCGGTTCTATTTTCCAAGCTGGATATAATACTACTGCAATCTCTTTAGCTTGGATTTCTACTCTCCGCCAGTACAAGTTCAAAGTTTTCTTAGCTCCTGATACGGATCAAGAGAAGATCAAAGAATTAAAATCTTACGGTGCTAGTGTGGAAGTTGTTCAACTTGCAAAAGGTAATTGGGACGATTCTCTTTTAGAAACTGCAAAGGCAGCTAAAGACAGAGAGAAAAACAGCGTGATCCTGAATGAGTTCAAGGACATGGCAAATACGAATGCACACTTCTTATTTACCGGGCCTGAGATCTGGAGAGATCTTGCTGGGAATGTAGATGCATTCGTAGCAGGAGGAGGTTCCGGCGGTACTCTTTCCGGTGTAGGAAGATATTTAAAAAGTAAAAAACCTTCTTTGAGAGTCATTATGGGAGTGAGCAAAAATTCTCGCTTCATCCGTAAAATGATCCAAGGTGATTCCAGTATCCGACTTCCTGAGTCTTTTGATCCTAAAGTTACTGATCAGTATATTGGAGTAGATAGAGATGAGGCGCTTCGTTACCAATCAGAGCTCTACCAAAAAGAAGGAATTTTTGCAGGACTGACTACCGGTACTACACTAGCATCCGCTATTCATTATGCAGAAAGTCTTCCTACTCGAGAAGATCAAAAGACTCCTAGTTATAAGATTGTAGTACTTTCTCCAGACCGACTCTAA
- a CDS encoding FHA domain-containing protein, which yields MKIPLKLQNLMIGRFFIYFLILLACVYPAFVGAESIHLEEYDISRYPKVELKLRAGKGVSLDQEILTVSEQKENRSRRVGPLKIHRPEGTRPVHIYLITQMTNSFDHNVQATEILKTIVERADSADRFSFIFFTDDVFFSKDDLSKSDALKEAKVPGGKSNRNTSANLDYVFQKISPRLKETDYILTLFYDQDLIPSNEAQNGEYTPNIPINVLSFPSNGGKFLAKRYGGTFYSLNSPDFRTQVFGDLDYFRKEPWSLVYESPFQDEWQFQGTGNLEVELETKNSRRLSFSYDLPFRTRLLVFLLHPSIFLPSFTFLLILTLVALIVVLKKGKKQNPEGTVSPEERLHTIEFEQDAYRKMYGNQYQLVYSEEDRIETERAAPVALKEFDQGESYEKATLVFKEGRNPGKQYSLARAETNIGNSDLCDLVLYEQSVSKNHARIRKVRNRYILYDLVSESGTFLNGKKILRPRILYDFDEIGIGKALLVFRGK from the coding sequence ATGAAAATCCCGCTTAAATTGCAAAATCTTATGATTGGTCGCTTCTTCATATATTTTCTGATTTTGCTAGCTTGCGTATACCCAGCGTTTGTTGGGGCAGAAAGTATTCATTTAGAAGAATATGATATTTCCAGATATCCTAAAGTAGAATTAAAATTGAGAGCAGGCAAGGGTGTATCTCTGGACCAAGAGATACTTACAGTTTCGGAACAAAAAGAAAATCGTTCCAGACGAGTAGGTCCTCTTAAGATCCATAGACCAGAAGGCACAAGGCCTGTTCATATTTATCTCATCACTCAGATGACGAATTCATTTGATCATAATGTGCAAGCCACAGAGATCTTAAAAACAATTGTAGAAAGAGCTGATTCTGCAGATAGGTTCAGCTTTATATTTTTTACGGATGATGTATTCTTCTCCAAAGATGATCTAAGTAAATCGGATGCTTTGAAAGAAGCTAAGGTTCCAGGTGGGAAGTCCAACAGAAATACCTCAGCAAATCTGGACTATGTTTTTCAAAAGATCTCTCCTCGTTTGAAAGAGACCGATTATATTCTGACTCTATTTTACGACCAAGATCTCATTCCTTCTAATGAAGCTCAGAATGGAGAATACACTCCGAATATTCCTATCAATGTTTTGTCTTTTCCTTCTAACGGAGGAAAGTTTTTAGCAAAAAGATATGGCGGAACATTCTATTCTTTGAATAGTCCTGATTTTAGGACCCAGGTTTTTGGAGACCTGGATTATTTCAGAAAAGAACCTTGGTCCTTGGTTTATGAATCTCCTTTCCAAGACGAATGGCAATTCCAAGGAACTGGAAATTTAGAAGTAGAACTGGAGACTAAAAATTCCAGACGACTTAGCTTTTCTTATGATCTTCCATTTCGGACTAGGCTTCTCGTTTTCTTATTACATCCTTCTATCTTTTTACCTAGTTTTACTTTCTTATTAATTCTTACTTTGGTAGCCCTGATCGTTGTTCTGAAAAAAGGAAAAAAGCAGAATCCTGAAGGAACTGTAAGTCCTGAAGAAAGACTTCATACGATAGAATTCGAACAAGATGCTTATCGTAAAATGTATGGTAACCAGTACCAGCTTGTTTATTCGGAAGAAGATAGGATCGAGACGGAAAGGGCGGCTCCTGTTGCTCTAAAAGAATTCGATCAGGGTGAATCCTATGAAAAGGCCACACTTGTTTTTAAAGAAGGAAGAAATCCAGGCAAACAATACTCACTCGCAAGAGCTGAGACCAATATTGGAAATTCCGACCTTTGTGATTTGGTTTTATACGAACAATCTGTAAGTAAAAATCATGCAAGGATCAGAAAGGTCCGCAATCGGTATATTCTATACGATCTGGTTTCCGAATCCGGAACATTCCTGAACGGTAAAAAAATTCTGAGACCAAGGATCTTGTACGATTTTGACGAGATAGGGATCGGTAAGGCTTTACTCGTTTTCCGAGGCAAATGA
- the clpS gene encoding ATP-dependent Clp protease adapter ClpS — translation MSDLKTEEQVLTKEKLKLKKPAKYRVVILNDDYTPMEFVVWILRVVFYRTQVESEQIMLQAHTTGKALCGVYSHDVARTKVNETHILAEEHGHPLHCQMEIEEGEES, via the coding sequence ATGAGCGATTTAAAAACAGAAGAGCAGGTTCTCACAAAAGAGAAACTGAAACTTAAAAAGCCAGCCAAGTATAGGGTAGTGATCTTAAATGATGATTATACCCCTATGGAGTTTGTGGTTTGGATACTTCGCGTGGTATTTTATCGGACTCAGGTCGAGAGTGAACAAATAATGTTGCAGGCACATACGACCGGAAAGGCACTTTGTGGAGTCTATTCTCATGACGTTGCCAGAACAAAAGTGAACGAAACTCATATACTCGCAGAGGAACATGGACATCCTTTGCATTGCCAAATGGAAATTGAAGAGGGGGAAGAATCATGA
- the leuD gene encoding 3-isopropylmalate dehydratase small subunit, translated as MKPFTQHEGLAVLIDRPNIDTDAIIPKQFLKKIERTGFGIHLFHDWRYLDDEGTKPNPEFSLNQDRYKGASVLVTRDNFGCGSSREHAPWALEDYGFRAIIAPSYADIFYNNCFKNGMLPVVLKPEEVDEIFKIVDKTPGAKIKIDLDKQNVISPSGNVYNFEVDSFRKYCLFNGLDDIGLTLQHAAEISIYEEKNRKDVPWLYASHK; from the coding sequence ATGAAACCCTTTACTCAACACGAAGGTTTAGCGGTCCTAATTGATCGCCCAAATATAGATACGGATGCAATCATCCCTAAACAATTTTTGAAGAAGATCGAACGTACCGGTTTTGGTATCCATCTATTCCATGATTGGAGATATCTGGACGACGAGGGAACTAAACCAAATCCTGAGTTCAGCCTGAACCAAGACAGATATAAAGGTGCTTCCGTTCTTGTAACCAGAGACAATTTTGGATGTGGTTCTTCCAGAGAACATGCTCCTTGGGCATTGGAAGATTACGGATTTAGAGCGATTATTGCTCCTTCTTACGCTGATATTTTTTATAATAATTGTTTCAAAAACGGTATGCTTCCAGTTGTTTTAAAGCCGGAAGAAGTGGACGAAATTTTCAAGATCGTGGATAAGACTCCGGGAGCCAAAATTAAGATCGATCTGGACAAACAGAATGTGATCAGTCCTTCCGGAAATGTTTACAATTTCGAAGTGGACTCTTTCCGTAAATATTGTTTGTTCAATGGTTTGGATGATATCGGTTTAACTCTGCAGCATGCTGCTGAGATCTCTATATACGAAGAGAAAAATCGAAAAGATGTTCCTTGGTTGTACGCTTCTCATAAGTAA
- the leuC gene encoding 3-isopropylmalate dehydratase large subunit: MKTMFEKIWEDHLVGELDGGSYLLYIDRHLIHEVTSPQAFDGIRMAARKVRRPEATFATMDHNVSTRIRDLELADPISANQMKTLIKNCNENGITLYDLNHPDQGIIHVIAPEMGLTHPGMTIVCGDSHTSTHGAFGALAFGIGTSEVEHVLATQTLLQRRAKTMEIRVDGQLSPHVTAKDIVLAIIGKIGTGGATGYVIEYRGSAISSLSMEARMTVCNMSIEAGARAGLIAPDQTTFDYLKGKDFAPKGAEWDLAVQKWKRYVTDDGAKFDTSIVLKAEEIAPQVTWGTSPGQVVPVTGIVPDPKDAPDAVEKISIENALKYMDLKPGQKMEDVFVNKVFIGSCTNSRIEDLRVAATTVKGKKVSTKVQAIVVPGSGRVKRQAEAEGLDKIFIEAGFEWRQPGCSMCLAMNDDVLQPGDRCASTSNRNFEGRQGKGGRTHLVGPAMAAAAAVEGHFVDIRNWK; encoded by the coding sequence ATGAAAACGATGTTCGAAAAAATCTGGGAAGACCATTTGGTCGGTGAATTGGACGGAGGGTCTTATCTACTTTATATAGACAGACATCTCATCCATGAGGTAACGAGTCCCCAGGCTTTTGATGGTATTCGTATGGCTGCAAGAAAGGTGCGCCGTCCGGAAGCTACTTTTGCTACGATGGACCATAACGTTTCCACTCGGATCCGTGACCTGGAATTGGCCGATCCAATCTCCGCCAACCAGATGAAAACTCTTATCAAGAATTGTAATGAGAATGGTATTACTCTTTATGATCTAAATCACCCTGACCAAGGGATCATCCATGTGATCGCTCCTGAGATGGGACTGACTCATCCAGGGATGACTATTGTTTGTGGGGATTCCCATACTTCTACTCATGGAGCTTTTGGAGCACTTGCTTTTGGGATTGGAACTTCTGAAGTAGAACATGTGCTTGCTACTCAAACTCTTTTACAAAGAAGAGCAAAGACCATGGAGATCAGAGTAGATGGTCAACTTTCTCCTCATGTAACCGCTAAGGATATCGTTCTTGCGATTATCGGAAAGATCGGTACTGGTGGAGCAACCGGATATGTAATCGAATATAGAGGATCTGCAATTTCCTCCTTAAGTATGGAAGCTCGTATGACTGTTTGTAATATGTCCATCGAGGCAGGTGCAAGAGCAGGGCTTATCGCTCCAGACCAAACTACTTTTGATTATCTGAAAGGAAAAGATTTCGCACCTAAAGGTGCAGAATGGGATCTGGCTGTCCAAAAATGGAAACGTTATGTGACAGACGACGGAGCTAAATTTGATACTAGCATAGTATTAAAAGCAGAAGAAATTGCTCCTCAAGTTACTTGGGGAACTTCTCCAGGACAAGTAGTTCCTGTGACTGGAATTGTTCCTGATCCAAAAGATGCTCCGGATGCTGTAGAAAAGATCAGTATCGAAAACGCACTGAAATATATGGACCTGAAACCTGGACAAAAGATGGAAGATGTCTTTGTGAATAAGGTATTCATCGGTTCTTGCACAAACTCTAGAATTGAAGATTTGAGAGTGGCTGCGACGACCGTAAAAGGTAAGAAGGTTTCCACGAAGGTTCAGGCAATTGTAGTTCCCGGTTCCGGAAGGGTGAAACGCCAAGCAGAAGCAGAAGGACTTGATAAAATTTTTATAGAAGCTGGCTTCGAATGGAGACAACCAGGTTGTTCCATGTGCCTCGCTATGAACGACGACGTTTTACAACCAGGAGACAGATGCGCTTCTACTTCCAATCGTAACTTCGAAGGAAGACAAGGAAAGGGTGGAAGAACTCACCTGGTCGGTCCTGCAATGGCAGCCGCTGCTGCAGTCGAAGGACATTTTGTAGATATTCGGAACTGGAAATAA
- a CDS encoding AAA domain-containing protein, which produces MEESYYSALRESLKKERKAELDKYKEEISSSDINQRIQDGFTVFPLVFEDAELSADGNWKVLLRTTKSKNIPELFRPGTPIRIVKESEEYISVLLKANEDSYLVYMEEVPDWVEEGKLALEILPDETSFKEWDRALEKVISAKKGSREKYFADLFSNQLEVSKPNFKSLSNLPETLNDSQKKAVSAILQTEDFILVHGPPGTGKTKTIVEAIRILAADGKRILASAPTNSASDLLVESLEKLKVPVLRIGHPARMHPDIIQNSLEMKLNHSPEAKLIERDRKEVQELLKKARKYKRSFGREEAEERRSLYKEADALRKNIKERQKVLIRYLLESHPVIVCTHTGASSYQLHNLEFDYAILDEGSQAIEPSSWIPILKADKFVIAGDPFQLPPTVISEDPNLKVSLMERLLPVFQDKERVFLLDTQYRMTDPIQTFPNLKFYENRLKSGLDQNFREKAPFDSGEPFGSSLVFLDSSGTDTAEENSEGSLGNPWEAEFTVNIVKKIIDSGWDPKNLILLSPYRYQRYLLKQKLEEILPEHFSQLEVETVDSFQGRESDAVVFSLVRSNPEGQIGFLSETRRWNVGMTRAKKLLVMVGDGSTLGQNDFFKDLLETVELAGELRTAWEFLD; this is translated from the coding sequence ATGGAAGAATCTTATTATTCCGCCTTACGTGAATCTTTAAAAAAAGAAAGAAAGGCGGAGCTGGATAAGTATAAGGAAGAAATTTCCTCCTCCGATATCAACCAAAGGATCCAAGACGGATTCACTGTATTTCCATTAGTATTCGAAGACGCTGAATTAAGTGCAGACGGAAACTGGAAAGTTTTACTAAGGACCACAAAATCCAAAAACATTCCTGAATTATTCCGACCTGGTACACCTATACGGATCGTAAAAGAATCAGAAGAATATATCTCAGTTTTACTGAAAGCAAACGAAGATTCCTACCTTGTTTATATGGAGGAAGTTCCAGATTGGGTAGAAGAGGGCAAACTTGCTCTCGAGATACTTCCCGATGAGACAAGTTTTAAGGAATGGGATCGTGCTTTAGAAAAAGTAATCTCCGCTAAAAAAGGTTCCAGAGAAAAATATTTTGCGGATCTATTCTCCAATCAGTTAGAAGTTTCTAAACCAAATTTTAAATCACTATCCAATCTTCCGGAAACTCTGAATGATTCTCAGAAAAAAGCTGTATCTGCAATTTTACAAACAGAAGATTTTATTTTAGTCCATGGTCCTCCCGGAACTGGGAAAACTAAAACAATCGTGGAAGCAATCCGTATTCTGGCTGCGGATGGTAAGAGAATACTTGCTTCTGCCCCTACAAACTCAGCCTCAGATCTACTTGTAGAATCTTTAGAAAAACTAAAAGTTCCTGTTTTACGAATTGGCCATCCAGCTAGGATGCATCCTGATATTATTCAAAATTCCTTAGAGATGAAATTGAATCATTCTCCGGAAGCAAAGTTAATAGAAAGGGACAGAAAAGAAGTACAAGAGTTATTGAAGAAGGCCCGCAAATACAAAAGAAGTTTTGGTAGAGAAGAAGCAGAAGAAAGAAGAAGTCTTTATAAAGAAGCCGATGCCTTGCGAAAAAATATCAAAGAAAGACAGAAGGTTCTGATCCGATATCTGCTTGAGTCCCATCCAGTGATCGTTTGTACACATACCGGGGCTTCTTCTTACCAACTTCATAATTTAGAATTTGATTATGCAATTTTAGATGAGGGCAGCCAGGCAATAGAACCTTCTTCTTGGATCCCAATCTTAAAAGCGGATAAGTTTGTGATCGCAGGAGATCCATTCCAACTTCCTCCTACTGTGATCTCAGAAGATCCAAACCTTAAGGTTTCCCTAATGGAGAGACTTCTTCCTGTTTTCCAAGATAAAGAGAGAGTATTTCTGTTAGACACTCAATATAGAATGACTGATCCGATCCAAACATTCCCGAATCTGAAGTTTTATGAAAACCGACTCAAATCAGGATTAGATCAAAATTTTAGAGAAAAAGCACCTTTTGATTCAGGAGAACCATTTGGCTCGAGTTTAGTATTCTTAGATAGTTCAGGCACAGACACTGCCGAAGAAAATTCAGAAGGAAGTTTAGGAAATCCTTGGGAAGCAGAGTTTACTGTAAACATAGTGAAGAAGATCATAGATTCAGGATGGGATCCTAAAAATCTGATCCTTCTTTCTCCCTATAGATACCAAAGATATCTTTTGAAACAAAAACTGGAGGAAATACTTCCGGAACATTTTTCTCAATTAGAAGTAGAAACAGTAGATTCTTTCCAAGGGAGAGAATCTGATGCGGTGGTTTTTAGTTTGGTTCGTTCCAATCCAGAAGGACAAATTGGATTTTTGTCCGAGACAAGAAGATGGAATGTGGGAATGACCAGAGCTAAAAAACTTTTAGTAATGGTGGGCGATGGCTCTACTCTCGGACAGAACGATTTTTTTAAAGACTTACTGGAAACAGTTGAATTAGCAGGAGAACTTAGAACTGCCTGGGAATTTTTAGACTAG
- a CDS encoding sigma-70 family RNA polymerase sigma factor, giving the protein MAEKQEIWQILSERMRLAQEGDSKEYELLLSKCREILNNHLSSKVRDKDDREDLIQDILIGIHKARVTYRKEKPFAPWFFSIARYKTIDYIRRKGTRDRLVSTEMEGFAQEEKTSIEDKWEVQQGLESWLNVLEPRQRRILTMAKLEGKSVREISETTGLSESNVKVIVHRSLEKLKRFFSESERTIEGSKTSKK; this is encoded by the coding sequence ATGGCGGAAAAGCAAGAAATCTGGCAAATTCTTTCGGAAAGAATGCGCTTAGCCCAAGAAGGAGATTCCAAGGAATACGAACTCCTACTTTCCAAATGCAGGGAAATTTTAAACAATCATTTAAGCTCCAAGGTTCGTGACAAGGACGATAGAGAGGATCTGATCCAGGACATTCTGATCGGAATACATAAGGCCAGAGTCACTTACAGAAAGGAAAAACCATTTGCACCTTGGTTTTTCTCAATCGCCAGGTATAAGACCATAGACTATATCCGCAGGAAAGGAACTCGTGATAGGCTTGTTTCTACAGAGATGGAAGGATTTGCTCAGGAAGAAAAAACTTCTATAGAGGACAAGTGGGAGGTCCAACAAGGACTAGAATCCTGGCTAAATGTTCTGGAGCCTAGACAGAGAAGGATCCTTACAATGGCAAAATTGGAAGGAAAATCAGTCAGAGAAATTTCCGAGACCACAGGCCTTTCAGAATCCAATGTAAAAGTGATTGTCCATCGTTCCTTAGAAAAGTTAAAACGATTTTTTTCTGAGTCCGAGAGAACGATAGAAGGCTCAAAAACGTCCAAGAAATAG
- a CDS encoding GNAT family N-acetyltransferase, producing MPGKSKIRRIPSLQEISPEEWNLLGDPENPFSNHEFLHSLELSSCVGERTSWHPEYWVAEDDDGIHSSLPFYHKYDSYGEYIFDHSWANFFSQNGLSYYPKGIVAYPFTPVNGKKIFRRKNVSAEEALDILLPPLLENAKTEGLSSIHFLFLEEEEAKALEKRGFATRITHQFHWKNRGYTGFENFLGDFRSKKRIQIKKERETIKESGIQILCKEGKDISERDMDSIYSFYTETYSRKWGSPYLNRKFFKIILEKFSQNLVLFLAKKDGDTIGGTFNLKKGKKLYGRYWGSSGHYPFLHFECCYYAPIEYAIKNGFEIFEAGAQGEQKFLRGFPAVPTYSSHLIFHDQARNAIERFLESERMHMQEMIRETNLSSPLKNEVVRGESEDQ from the coding sequence ATGCCCGGTAAATCAAAGATCCGCAGGATACCTTCTCTCCAAGAAATTTCTCCAGAGGAGTGGAACCTTTTAGGAGATCCAGAAAATCCTTTTTCCAATCATGAGTTTTTGCATTCTCTGGAACTTTCTTCCTGCGTAGGGGAAAGGACTAGTTGGCATCCTGAGTATTGGGTGGCGGAAGACGATGATGGGATACATTCTTCTCTTCCTTTTTATCATAAATACGATTCATACGGTGAGTATATTTTTGATCATTCCTGGGCAAATTTTTTCTCTCAGAACGGACTTTCGTATTATCCTAAGGGGATTGTAGCTTATCCATTCACTCCTGTGAACGGTAAAAAAATATTCAGAAGAAAGAATGTATCTGCAGAAGAAGCGTTGGATATCCTACTTCCTCCCTTATTGGAAAATGCAAAAACAGAAGGACTCTCCAGCATTCATTTTCTATTTTTAGAAGAAGAGGAAGCCAAAGCATTAGAGAAACGTGGATTTGCTACTCGTATCACTCACCAATTTCATTGGAAGAATAGGGGATATACTGGTTTTGAGAATTTTCTAGGAGATTTTAGATCCAAGAAAAGGATACAGATCAAAAAGGAAAGAGAGACAATCAAAGAATCTGGGATCCAAATCCTATGTAAAGAAGGCAAAGATATCTCTGAAAGGGACATGGACTCTATTTATTCTTTTTATACAGAGACCTATTCCAGGAAATGGGGATCTCCTTATTTGAACCGAAAATTCTTTAAGATCATTTTAGAGAAATTTTCACAAAATCTGGTATTATTTTTAGCGAAGAAGGATGGAGACACGATAGGCGGAACATTCAACCTGAAAAAGGGAAAGAAGTTGTATGGAAGATATTGGGGTTCTTCTGGTCATTATCCTTTTCTACATTTCGAATGTTGTTATTATGCCCCTATTGAATACGCGATCAAGAATGGTTTTGAAATTTTTGAAGCAGGGGCCCAAGGAGAGCAGAAGTTTTTAAGAGGATTTCCTGCAGTTCCTACTTATAGCTCCCATCTTATTTTCCATGACCAGGCTCGAAATGCGATTGAACGTTTTTTAGAAAGCGAAAGAATGCATATGCAAGAGATGATAAGAGAAACTAATCTATCTTCCCCATTAAAGAACGAGGTTGTAAGGGGAGAATCCGAAGACCAATGA
- a CDS encoding ATP-binding cassette domain-containing protein, whose protein sequence is MERESSETILFIQDLNVKIGSSHILKNFDFQISKKEVHALVGESGSGKSTFASTILGLLNEEAIVTWEKFSLFSQDIQSGDFSLWKNWRGKRISLIPQTAAIGLHPFLSIGSQILEYFSLIQPELANPATGLRLLKEFGLSDPEAAWKARPHQLSGGERQRILVLLSVYSGAELILADEPTSALDPITGRAILELLKSKVKDLGAGLLFISHDLSSARELADTITVMRSGEKLETLKKQNGSWNPHLEYSRKLFTLDENPA, encoded by the coding sequence TTGGAGAGAGAATCATCCGAGACTATTCTTTTTATACAAGACCTGAATGTAAAAATCGGGTCTTCACATATTCTTAAAAACTTCGATTTCCAAATTTCTAAAAAAGAAGTTCATGCTTTGGTCGGAGAATCCGGAAGCGGAAAATCTACTTTTGCAAGCACGATACTCGGACTTCTCAATGAAGAAGCTATCGTAACCTGGGAAAAATTTTCACTCTTCTCCCAAGACATACAAAGTGGAGATTTTTCTCTTTGGAAAAATTGGCGAGGAAAACGGATTAGTTTAATCCCTCAAACTGCAGCAATTGGTCTTCATCCATTTTTGAGTATAGGTTCTCAAATCCTAGAATATTTTTCTCTCATCCAACCAGAACTTGCAAATCCGGCAACTGGTCTCAGACTCCTAAAAGAATTCGGACTTTCTGATCCAGAGGCTGCCTGGAAGGCGAGACCTCATCAACTTTCCGGAGGAGAAAGACAGAGAATTTTAGTACTACTTTCGGTGTATTCAGGAGCAGAGCTGATTCTCGCAGACGAACCCACTTCTGCTTTGGATCCGATCACAGGAAGGGCGATCCTGGAACTTTTGAAATCCAAGGTGAAAGATCTGGGAGCAGGGCTTCTATTTATCAGCCATGATCTTAGTTCTGCTAGGGAGCTAGCCGATACTATAACTGTAATGAGAAGTGGGGAAAAACTGGAGACCTTGAAAAAGCAAAACGGGTCCTGGAACCCTCATTTGGAGTATTCCAGAAAACTGTTTACTTTGGATGAAAATCCCGCTTAA
- a CDS encoding NrsF family protein has translation MSNSESDKTKQLIQTLSSDLEKGSLNIYTLFFSCLGLVLFGTALGWSVSNIIGRSSAFPGWWPEPTLLLVWGIVSAYLFSKLAFPEERSAWTFWAAGAFLFVWTVFILGRFFMEEATGHVHVGLCSVIIASTSILFGAGAWFLLRNTASSRPGLSGFLFLNLLLASSNLCLKFVCSVQDPSHILISHLAFTLVWIGVLYIPIRKKFSW, from the coding sequence ATGTCAAATTCCGAATCGGACAAGACCAAACAACTGATCCAAACATTGAGTTCCGACCTGGAAAAAGGGAGCCTAAACATTTATACCCTTTTCTTTTCCTGTTTGGGTTTAGTATTATTTGGGACTGCTCTGGGATGGTCCGTTTCCAATATAATAGGCCGCTCGAGCGCATTTCCAGGCTGGTGGCCTGAGCCTACATTATTACTGGTTTGGGGAATTGTCTCCGCTTATCTTTTCAGCAAACTCGCTTTTCCTGAAGAAAGGTCCGCTTGGACATTTTGGGCTGCGGGCGCATTTCTATTCGTCTGGACTGTTTTTATTCTAGGTCGCTTTTTTATGGAAGAAGCTACAGGCCATGTTCATGTAGGGCTTTGTTCTGTAATTATAGCCTCTACTTCTATCTTATTTGGAGCTGGAGCTTGGTTTCTTTTGAGAAATACCGCAAGTTCCAGACCTGGACTTTCAGGGTTTCTATTCTTAAACCTTTTATTAGCAAGTTCTAATCTATGTTTAAAATTTGTATGCTCTGTCCAAGATCCTTCCCATATTCTGATCTCTCATTTGGCATTCACATTGGTTTGGATTGGGGTCTTATATATCCCGATCCGAAAAAAATTCAGTTGGTAA